A genomic stretch from Flavobacterium lindanitolerans includes:
- a CDS encoding tetratricopeptide repeat protein codes for MKTQLMAELLAIFLISRPFLTVFHELGHAIPVILMTGERATIFLGSYGDTDKSFRLAIGKLEIWIKYNLFKWRGGLCVPHASNISINKKIIYTLTGPLASLFIALISCYIAFTFRLKDFLSFLFLIFLLLSIFDFLKNIIPSNQSITLHDGKIGHNDGTSLVRLFRHKKYPKQYFDAIDLYNNKQYTEAATVFDTILSNGLKDQDTYRWAIYCHLLIKNYRKAKSYFDEFRKRFQMNSEDYSNLGLIYTHYENHEKAMKLYGISLKLNPMNSYSLNNKGYTLNILEKYEEAITFFDKALEIDKSFAYSYNNRGFSKIKLGRMEEGLHDLNQSYELDPYNPYYFRNLGIYYQERGDYQKALELFLESKSLDNYTYNIDALIIETRKYVNQKAY; via the coding sequence ATGAAAACACAATTGATGGCTGAATTGCTTGCTATATTTTTAATCTCCAGACCTTTTCTTACGGTCTTCCACGAACTTGGCCATGCAATTCCTGTTATCTTAATGACCGGCGAACGCGCTACTATCTTTCTTGGCTCCTATGGCGACACCGATAAAAGTTTTCGGTTAGCGATTGGCAAGCTCGAAATCTGGATAAAGTACAATCTTTTTAAATGGAGAGGAGGTCTGTGCGTTCCTCATGCCAGTAATATTTCTATCAACAAAAAAATTATTTATACGCTTACCGGTCCATTGGCTTCTCTTTTCATTGCATTAATTTCCTGCTACATTGCTTTTACTTTCAGGCTAAAAGACTTCCTATCGTTTCTTTTTCTGATTTTCTTACTGCTTTCTATTTTTGATTTCTTAAAGAACATTATCCCAAGCAACCAATCCATTACGCTCCATGATGGCAAGATTGGACATAATGACGGCACTTCCCTGGTGAGGCTCTTTCGCCATAAAAAGTATCCCAAACAATATTTTGATGCTATTGATTTATACAATAACAAGCAATATACTGAAGCCGCTACTGTTTTTGACACCATACTTTCCAATGGACTAAAAGACCAGGACACCTATCGCTGGGCTATTTACTGCCATCTTCTAATTAAAAACTACCGCAAGGCCAAAAGTTATTTTGATGAGTTCCGAAAACGGTTCCAAATGAATTCAGAAGACTATTCCAATCTGGGACTTATCTACACCCATTATGAAAACCATGAAAAGGCAATGAAACTTTATGGCATATCCCTGAAACTGAACCCCATGAACAGCTACTCGCTAAACAACAAGGGCTATACGCTTAACATTCTTGAAAAATATGAAGAGGCAATTACTTTTTTTGATAAAGCATTGGAAATTGACAAATCTTTTGCCTACTCCTACAACAACAGGGGTTTTTCAAAAATAAAGCTTGGTCGTATGGAAGAAGGACTTCATGACCTCAATCAATCGTATGAGTTGGATCCATACAATCCTTATTATTTTAGAAATCTCGGAATTTATTATCAGGAGAGAGGCGACTATCAAAAAGCACTGGAATTATTCCTGGAAAGCAAATCTTTAGACAATTATACTTACAACATTGATGCATTGATTATAGAAACCCGGAAATATGTGAACCAAAAAGCCTACTGA
- a CDS encoding RNA-binding S4 domain-containing protein, which yields MRVDKYLWCVRYYKTRNMVTEACKKNHITVNGQVAKPSKEVFATDKITFRKDQITHTITVLDIPQNRVGAKLVDIYRKDETPIEAFQHLELLKLSKEHYRKHGEGRPTKKDRRDIDDFNLDFENDEDETDY from the coding sequence ATGAGAGTAGACAAATACCTCTGGTGCGTTCGATATTACAAAACACGCAACATGGTTACCGAAGCTTGCAAAAAGAACCATATTACTGTAAACGGGCAGGTTGCAAAGCCTTCGAAAGAAGTATTTGCCACTGATAAAATTACCTTCAGGAAAGATCAGATTACACATACGATTACCGTGTTAGACATTCCCCAAAACCGTGTGGGTGCCAAACTTGTTGATATTTACAGAAAAGACGAAACTCCCATTGAAGCTTTCCAGCATTTGGAACTTTTGAAATTATCAAAGGAGCATTACAGAAAACATGGCGAAGGCAGACCTACAAAAAAAGACCGCAGAGATATTGATGACTTTAACCTGGACTTTGAAAATGACGAGGACGAGACCGACTATTAA
- a CDS encoding transketolase has translation MKPNTQQLNNLTIQVRRDILRMVHAVNSGHPGGSLGCAEFLVALYQNLMDRKPGFDMDGKNEDIFFLSNGHISPVFYSVLARSGYFPVSELATFRHINSRLQGHPTTHEGLPGIRMASGSLGQGMSVAIGAALTKKLNKDSHLVYSLHGDGELQEGQNWEAMMYASAYKVDNYIATIDLNGKQIDGPTDEVLNMGSIRAKFEAFGWDVLDIEKGNDIEAIIAGMTDAKSRTGKGKPVCVLLHTEMGNGVDYMMYSHAWHGKAPNDEQLANALAQNYCEGESDY, from the coding sequence ATGAAACCTAACACACAACAATTAAACAACTTAACTATTCAAGTACGCAGAGATATTCTCAGAATGGTTCATGCTGTAAACTCAGGACACCCGGGCGGTTCGCTAGGCTGTGCAGAATTTCTTGTCGCACTTTATCAAAATTTAATGGATCGCAAACCAGGTTTCGATATGGATGGAAAGAATGAAGATATCTTCTTTTTGTCGAACGGACATATTTCTCCTGTTTTCTATAGCGTATTGGCAAGAAGCGGTTATTTTCCGGTATCTGAGCTGGCTACATTCCGCCACATCAATTCCAGATTACAAGGACATCCAACAACGCACGAAGGTCTTCCGGGAATCCGAATGGCTTCAGGTTCTTTAGGACAAGGAATGTCTGTTGCTATTGGTGCTGCACTGACAAAAAAACTGAATAAGGATTCTCATCTGGTTTATAGCCTTCATGGTGACGGTGAATTGCAGGAAGGGCAAAATTGGGAGGCAATGATGTATGCTTCTGCTTACAAAGTCGATAATTATATCGCTACAATCGATTTAAACGGAAAACAAATTGATGGTCCTACTGACGAAGTTTTAAACATGGGAAGCATCAGAGCTAAATTTGAGGCTTTTGGCTGGGATGTTTTAGATATCGAAAAAGGAAATGATATTGAAGCCATTATTGCCGGTATGACCGATGCCAAATCAAGAACAGGAAAAGGAAAACCTGTTTGCGTATTGCTGCATACCGAAATGGGTAATGGTGTAGATTATATGATGTATAGCCACGCCTGGCATGGAAAAGCTCCAAATGATGAGCAGCTGGCCAATGCTTTGGCTCAAAACTATTGTGAAGGCGAAAGCGATTATTAA
- a CDS encoding transketolase family protein has product MKKYINTGNKDTRSGFGAGLTELGQKNENVVALCADLIGSLKMDDFKKNHPERFFQVGIAEANMIGIAAGMTIGGKIPFTGTFANFSTGRVYDQIRQSVAYSDKNVKICASHAGLTLGEDGATHQILEDIGLMKMLPGMTVINTCDYNQTKAATIAIAEHHGPVYLRFGRPSVPNFTPENGTFEIGKAVLLNEGTDVTIVATGHLVWEALVAAEALEAKGISAEVINIHTIKPLDEEAILKSLAKTKCVVTAEEHNILGGLGESVARVLALNNPAPQEFVAVNDSFGESGTPDQLMQKYKLNNQAIVEAAERAIKRK; this is encoded by the coding sequence ATGAAAAAATATATCAATACAGGAAATAAAGACACCCGCTCCGGTTTTGGTGCGGGACTGACCGAGCTTGGTCAAAAAAACGAAAATGTTGTTGCCCTTTGCGCTGACTTGATTGGTTCATTAAAAATGGACGATTTCAAAAAGAACCACCCGGAACGTTTCTTTCAGGTTGGAATAGCGGAAGCAAACATGATTGGAATTGCTGCAGGTATGACTATTGGCGGAAAGATTCCTTTTACAGGAACATTTGCCAACTTTTCTACAGGAAGAGTATACGACCAGATCCGCCAATCTGTTGCTTATTCTGATAAAAATGTAAAAATATGTGCTTCACACGCGGGACTTACCCTGGGAGAAGACGGTGCTACCCACCAAATCCTTGAAGACATAGGATTGATGAAAATGCTACCAGGCATGACCGTAATCAATACCTGCGATTACAACCAGACCAAGGCAGCTACAATTGCTATTGCAGAACACCACGGACCTGTTTATCTTCGTTTTGGACGTCCATCGGTTCCAAATTTCACTCCGGAAAACGGAACGTTTGAAATAGGAAAAGCAGTATTGCTTAATGAAGGAACGGATGTAACTATTGTGGCTACAGGACATTTAGTATGGGAAGCATTGGTAGCTGCCGAAGCATTAGAAGCTAAAGGCATATCTGCTGAAGTAATCAATATCCACACGATTAAGCCTCTTGACGAAGAAGCTATCTTGAAATCACTTGCAAAAACAAAATGTGTTGTTACTGCTGAAGAACATAACATTCTTGGTGGTTTGGGAGAAAGCGTAGCAAGAGTATTGGCATTGAACAATCCTGCTCCACAGGAATTCGTTGCCGTAAACGACAGCTTTGGAGAGTCCGGAACTCCGGATCAATTGATGCAGAAATACAAACTAAACAATCAGGCAATTGTTGAAGCTGCTGAAAGAGCTATCAAAAGAAAATAA
- a CDS encoding shikimate kinase has protein sequence MIKIVLLGYMGSGKSTIAHLLSEKTQIEAFDLDKIIEERAGLSIKNIFEQKGEVFFRKLENQIFKEFISSEKDMILSLGGGTPCYANNHELLNGGGVVSFYLKASIETLYERLLSVRDNRPLIAEQEKEEMKEYIAKHLFDRSYYYNQATHIVSVDKKTPEEVTAEISRILA, from the coding sequence ATGATAAAAATTGTTTTATTGGGGTATATGGGTTCAGGAAAGTCAACAATTGCCCATCTGTTGTCTGAAAAAACTCAAATCGAAGCTTTTGATTTGGATAAAATTATCGAAGAAAGAGCAGGATTGTCTATAAAAAATATCTTCGAGCAGAAAGGAGAAGTCTTTTTCCGGAAATTGGAAAATCAAATTTTTAAGGAATTTATTTCTTCCGAAAAAGATATGATTCTAAGTTTGGGCGGTGGTACGCCTTGCTATGCCAACAATCACGAATTACTTAATGGCGGTGGAGTGGTTTCTTTTTATTTGAAAGCTTCTATAGAAACACTGTATGAAAGGTTGCTTTCTGTCAGGGATAATCGCCCGTTAATTGCAGAGCAGGAAAAAGAGGAAATGAAAGAATATATCGCAAAGCATCTTTTTGATCGTAGTTATTATTACAATCAAGCTACTCATATTGTGTCTGTAGATAAGAAGACTCCCGAAGAAGTTACAGCAGAAATAAGCCGTATCCTAGCTTAA
- a CDS encoding DMT family transporter has protein sequence MQKDNNLKSYLNLHLIVFIWGFTAILGELITIKEAPVVWYRMLLAGIFMLIYVLVTKKPWRIPGKSFFHLISVGLIIALHWIFFFKAINVSNVSITLAVFSTGAFFASIMEPIFFNRKMLWYEVFFGLIIIGGLLMIMQVETHYVLGMVYALISVFLGVTFTLFNGKLIQKYDPSVITLYEFFAGVFFVSLYLLYDGQFTAEFFSVSQHDWILLLVLSSVCTAYAFTASVNVMKKLTPYTVMLTTNMEPVYGIMLAYIILGDKEKMSPAFYIGAVIILATVILNGILKNYTAKKSLLVDKQSNS, from the coding sequence ATGCAAAAAGATAACAATCTCAAAAGCTACCTGAATCTCCACCTGATTGTTTTTATCTGGGGATTTACAGCAATCCTTGGCGAACTCATTACCATAAAAGAAGCGCCCGTAGTATGGTATAGAATGCTTCTTGCGGGAATTTTTATGCTTATCTACGTTTTGGTAACCAAAAAACCATGGCGCATTCCGGGAAAATCATTTTTCCATCTTATTAGTGTAGGCCTGATTATAGCCTTGCATTGGATATTTTTCTTCAAGGCAATTAACGTTTCGAATGTTTCGATTACGCTAGCTGTTTTTTCAACCGGAGCTTTTTTTGCATCTATCATGGAACCGATATTTTTTAATAGAAAAATGTTGTGGTATGAAGTGTTCTTCGGTCTAATTATAATTGGCGGACTATTAATGATTATGCAGGTAGAAACGCATTATGTTTTGGGAATGGTTTATGCGCTGATTTCCGTTTTTCTGGGTGTTACTTTTACACTTTTTAATGGCAAGCTGATACAAAAATATGACCCTTCCGTAATTACGCTTTATGAATTTTTTGCCGGTGTCTTTTTTGTGTCGCTCTATTTGTTATATGATGGGCAATTTACGGCTGAATTCTTTTCCGTATCTCAACATGACTGGATTTTACTGCTGGTACTTTCTTCCGTTTGCACGGCCTATGCCTTTACAGCATCGGTAAATGTCATGAAAAAACTTACACCCTATACCGTAATGCTTACTACTAATATGGAACCTGTTTATGGCATTATGCTGGCTTACATTATTTTAGGTGATAAGGAAAAGATGAGTCCTGCCTTTTATATTGGTGCGGTCATCATTCTGGCAACAGTTATTTTGAATGGAATTTTAAAAAATTATACAGCTAAAAAATCGCTTTTGGTCGATAAACAAAGCAATTCATAA
- the tgt gene encoding tRNA guanosine(34) transglycosylase Tgt: MKFELLQNDPNSKARAGKITTDHGVIETPIFMPVGTVASVKGVHQRELKNDINPDIILGNTYHLYLRPQTDILEKAGGLHKFMNWDRNILTDSGGYQVYSLSSNRKIKEEGVKFKSHIDGSYHVFTPENVMEIQRTIGADIIMAFDECTPYPCDYRYAQRSMHMTHRWLDRCISHLDKVPYKYGYEQTFFPIVQGSTYKDLRQQSAEYIANAGAEGNAIGGLSVGEPAEEMYAMTEVVTEILPKDKPRYLMGVGTPINILENIALGIDMFDCVMPTRNARNGMLFTAHGTINIKNKKWESDFSPLDEMGHTFVDTEYTKAYLRHLFAANEYLGKQIATIHNLGFYMWLVREARKHILAGDFRVWKEMMVKQMDQRL, encoded by the coding sequence ATGAAATTTGAACTATTACAAAATGATCCGAATTCAAAGGCAAGGGCTGGAAAAATAACAACGGATCACGGTGTTATTGAAACGCCTATTTTTATGCCTGTAGGAACTGTGGCTTCCGTAAAAGGCGTGCACCAGAGAGAATTGAAGAATGATATCAACCCCGATATTATTTTAGGAAATACCTATCACCTGTACTTAAGACCGCAGACCGATATTCTTGAAAAAGCAGGCGGACTCCACAAATTTATGAATTGGGACAGAAATATACTTACAGATTCAGGCGGTTATCAGGTGTATTCTCTTTCTTCCAACAGAAAAATTAAAGAAGAAGGTGTGAAGTTCAAATCGCATATTGATGGTTCCTATCATGTCTTTACACCTGAGAATGTAATGGAAATTCAACGAACAATAGGGGCGGACATTATTATGGCATTTGATGAATGTACTCCATATCCTTGTGATTACCGCTACGCCCAGCGTTCGATGCACATGACGCACAGATGGCTTGACAGATGTATCAGCCATTTGGACAAAGTGCCATATAAATATGGCTACGAACAGACTTTTTTCCCAATTGTTCAGGGAAGTACCTATAAAGATTTGAGACAGCAGTCAGCTGAATATATAGCAAATGCCGGAGCAGAAGGAAATGCTATTGGAGGACTTTCAGTAGGTGAGCCTGCTGAAGAAATGTACGCAATGACCGAAGTTGTTACAGAAATCCTGCCAAAAGACAAGCCTAGATACCTGATGGGAGTAGGTACTCCTATCAATATTCTGGAAAACATTGCACTTGGAATAGATATGTTTGATTGTGTGATGCCAACCAGAAATGCCAGAAACGGAATGCTTTTCACGGCCCATGGTACAATCAATATTAAAAATAAAAAGTGGGAGTCTGATTTTTCACCCCTTGATGAAATGGGACACACTTTTGTCGATACAGAATATACAAAAGCCTATTTACGCCATCTTTTTGCCGCAAATGAATATCTTGGAAAGCAAATCGCTACAATTCATAACTTAGGATTCTATATGTGGTTGGTTCGTGAAGCAAGAAAACATATCTTAGCGGGAGATTTCCGCGTATGGAAAGAAATGATGGTGAAACAAATGGACCAAAGACTATAA
- a CDS encoding phosphoribosyltransferase family protein: MSKNIILNNQEIEHKILRIAYQIYETFVDEEEIVIAGIAKNGFIFAEKIAKKVTQISPLKVALCEVFIDKQNPHNEVTTSLEKKQYENKGLVLVDDVLNSGTTLAYGVKHFLDVPLKKFKTAVLVDRNHKKYPVKADFKGISLSTSLQEHVQVVFEAQEDYAYLS, translated from the coding sequence ATGAGCAAAAATATCATCCTCAACAATCAGGAAATAGAGCACAAAATCCTGCGAATCGCTTATCAGATATACGAAACTTTTGTTGATGAAGAAGAAATTGTTATTGCAGGAATAGCTAAAAACGGTTTTATTTTTGCTGAAAAAATCGCCAAAAAAGTCACGCAGATATCACCTTTGAAAGTAGCCCTTTGCGAGGTCTTTATCGACAAGCAGAATCCGCACAATGAGGTTACAACTTCATTAGAAAAAAAACAATACGAAAATAAAGGGCTTGTTCTTGTAGACGATGTATTAAACTCCGGCACTACGTTGGCGTATGGCGTTAAGCATTTTTTAGATGTTCCTTTGAAAAAATTCAAAACAGCGGTACTTGTAGATAGAAATCATAAAAAATATCCTGTAAAGGCAGATTTTAAAGGAATTTCACTTTCCACCTCTCTACAAGAGCATGTACAGGTAGTTTTTGAAGCTCAGGAAGACTACGCCTATTTAAGCTAG
- a CDS encoding FKBP-type peptidyl-prolyl cis-trans isomerase: MTRIKLFLIAIVSSTVLFSCKKDDDSSKVAPPRDRATQYASDIQDIETYLKTHYLTVTMDANNNPVPTIIQIPEGGTQVSIWDQQDYPLKTKMVRNDGRTYTNADPIVGKPINDPVEYKLYYIKLREGVGQSPTRVDSTLVTYRGNALDGTQFDYRPNPVWFSQESVVSGWRNIMTEFKSGNAVDDPSNPGGTLLTDYGVGIVFVPSGLGYFNGAPAGSGLSSYSPLVFTINLHMVKYADNDGDGILSYLEDLNGNGDYYDDDTDGDGIPNFLDVDDDGDRTKTRTEIKDAFGNIYPFDLIPNCSGTTGGLKKHLDPSCH; the protein is encoded by the coding sequence ATGACCAGAATTAAGCTTTTTTTAATAGCTATAGTTTCAAGTACGGTTCTTTTTTCCTGTAAAAAAGACGATGATTCTTCAAAAGTAGCTCCTCCAAGAGACAGAGCGACACAATATGCATCAGACATACAGGATATCGAAACCTACTTAAAGACGCATTATCTTACCGTTACTATGGATGCCAATAATAATCCGGTACCTACCATTATTCAGATTCCTGAGGGAGGTACACAGGTTTCTATCTGGGACCAGCAGGATTATCCGTTGAAAACTAAGATGGTTAGAAATGATGGAAGAACCTATACGAATGCAGATCCTATAGTAGGGAAGCCAATTAATGATCCGGTTGAATATAAATTGTATTATATAAAATTAAGAGAAGGAGTGGGGCAATCGCCAACGAGAGTAGATTCTACTTTGGTAACTTACAGAGGTAATGCTTTAGACGGAACACAATTTGACTACAGGCCAAATCCGGTTTGGTTTTCTCAGGAAAGTGTCGTTTCCGGATGGAGAAATATAATGACAGAATTTAAATCAGGAAATGCGGTTGACGATCCGTCTAATCCGGGTGGAACATTATTGACAGATTATGGAGTAGGAATTGTATTTGTGCCTTCTGGTTTAGGTTATTTTAATGGAGCTCCAGCGGGTTCAGGATTGTCTTCCTATTCGCCTTTGGTATTTACAATAAATCTGCATATGGTAAAATATGCTGATAATGATGGAGATGGAATCTTGTCGTATTTAGAAGATTTAAATGGAAACGGTGATTATTATGATGATGATACAGATGGAGACGGTATACCCAACTTTTTAGATGTTGATGATGATGGAGACCGCACAAAAACAAGAACTGAGATTAAAGATGCTTTTGGAAATATCTATCCGTTTGATCTGATACCAAACTGCTCCGGAACAACAGGAGGTTTAAAGAAACATTTGGATCCGAGTTGCCATTAA
- a CDS encoding LptF/LptG family permease, whose amino-acid sequence MKIIDKYILKRYLATFFVMLFLFIPIGIVIDVSEKVNKIIQNKVPFGKVALYYVDFTVYFANLLFPIFLFLSVIWFTSKLANNTEIIAILSSGISFQRFLRPYLIGATIVSVFALLMGFFIVPKASQGFNDFRYTYLKGNNKTRETTNVYREISPGEFIYVSNFNINSKTAFDFSLKKFKDNKLDFAINASRIHFNQKDTTYSLYNYKKRIVGEFDDRLETSAKKDTVFKFDLEDLTPVIYIAETLTLGELNDFIDKERERGSSNINTYLVVLYKKYSLPVSAFILTIIAVAVSSMKRRGGMGMNLAIGIGLAFTFIFFDKIFGTLAEKSSIPPFIAVWLPNFVFGILAIYLLRNAKR is encoded by the coding sequence ATGAAGATAATCGACAAGTATATCCTGAAAAGGTATCTGGCCACATTTTTTGTGATGCTGTTTCTGTTTATCCCAATTGGGATTGTAATTGACGTGTCGGAAAAGGTCAATAAAATTATCCAGAATAAGGTGCCTTTCGGAAAAGTGGCGCTATATTATGTCGATTTTACGGTTTATTTTGCCAATCTTCTTTTTCCTATTTTCTTGTTTCTTTCCGTGATTTGGTTTACTTCCAAACTGGCTAACAATACGGAAATTATTGCGATTTTAAGCTCCGGAATATCCTTTCAGCGATTCTTACGTCCTTACCTGATTGGAGCCACAATTGTATCAGTTTTTGCCTTATTGATGGGTTTTTTTATTGTTCCGAAGGCAAGCCAGGGTTTTAACGATTTCAGATATACTTATCTCAAAGGCAATAATAAAACAAGGGAAACCACAAACGTTTACCGTGAAATCAGCCCGGGAGAGTTTATCTATGTAAGTAATTTCAATATCAATTCTAAGACAGCTTTTGATTTTTCACTGAAGAAATTTAAAGATAACAAGCTCGATTTTGCTATAAATGCATCTCGTATTCATTTTAACCAAAAAGATACTACTTACTCTTTGTACAACTATAAAAAAAGAATAGTTGGCGAATTTGATGATAGGTTAGAGACATCTGCGAAAAAAGATACTGTTTTTAAATTTGACCTTGAAGATTTGACACCGGTAATTTACATCGCAGAAACACTGACTTTAGGAGAGTTGAATGACTTTATCGATAAAGAAAGAGAACGGGGCTCGTCAAATATCAACACCTATCTTGTTGTATTGTATAAAAAATACAGCCTTCCCGTTTCGGCTTTCATCCTGACTATTATTGCGGTTGCTGTATCTTCTATGAAAAGAAGAGGAGGAATGGGAATGAATCTGGCTATTGGTATTGGTCTTGCTTTTACATTTATCTTTTTTGACAAGATTTTCGGAACTCTGGCTGAAAAATCAAGCATACCTCCATTTATAGCCGTATGGCTTCCAAATTTTGTCTTTGGAATTTTAGCGATTTACCTGCTTCGAAATGCAAAAAGATAA
- a CDS encoding Dyp-type peroxidase, with translation MHSTPQNVTDYPNNNTYFLVWNFKEQIPIEKIKSCFQRICALVINLNNSGLDRFPDSKASCVMGIGYEAWLKLDLPKPLPKELKPFEPVMGDKHIAVATKGDLHFHIRSDQKSLAYDMSSVISDTMKVIGDCVVEVQGFRYWDSRSILGFVDGTENPHGTDRDYFSVINEQDLDYRGGSYLFVQKYVHNLNAWKLLSVEEQEKVIGRSKEHDIEMDDDVKPQNSHIALANIGDDFKVVRDNMPFGNVATNEMGTYFICYTSTFSTVEKMLTNMFVGDPPGNYDRILDFSTAKTGTLFFVPSLDMLADFSG, from the coding sequence ATGCATAGTACTCCTCAAAATGTAACCGATTATCCTAATAACAATACTTATTTTCTGGTTTGGAATTTCAAGGAACAGATTCCGATAGAAAAGATAAAATCCTGCTTCCAAAGAATATGTGCTTTGGTAATAAACCTGAATAATTCTGGCCTTGACCGATTTCCGGATTCTAAAGCAAGCTGCGTTATGGGAATAGGCTATGAAGCATGGCTAAAACTCGATTTGCCAAAACCGCTGCCTAAAGAATTGAAGCCATTTGAGCCTGTTATGGGTGATAAGCATATTGCCGTGGCTACTAAAGGAGATTTACATTTTCATATCCGTTCGGATCAAAAAAGTCTTGCCTATGATATGTCTTCGGTGATTTCGGACACTATGAAAGTCATTGGAGACTGTGTTGTAGAAGTTCAGGGATTCCGTTATTGGGACAGCCGATCTATTTTGGGTTTCGTAGACGGAACGGAAAATCCTCATGGAACGGATAGGGATTATTTTTCAGTAATTAATGAGCAGGATTTGGATTATAGGGGAGGAAGCTACCTCTTTGTTCAGAAGTATGTCCATAATCTTAATGCCTGGAAATTACTTTCTGTAGAAGAACAGGAAAAAGTAATAGGCAGATCGAAAGAGCATGATATAGAAATGGATGATGATGTAAAACCTCAGAATTCACATATAGCCTTAGCTAATATTGGAGATGATTTCAAGGTTGTCCGCGATAATATGCCTTTTGGGAATGTAGCTACAAATGAAATGGGGACTTATTTTATATGCTATACAAGTACTTTCAGTACGGTAGAGAAAATGCTGACTAATATGTTTGTAGGTGATCCTCCGGGAAATTATGATCGTATTCTGGATTTCAGTACTGCCAAAACAGGAACATTGTTTTTTGTTCCTTCATTGGATATGCTTGCTGATTTTTCCGGATAG
- a CDS encoding CDP-alcohol phosphatidyltransferase family protein translates to MKNQIPKILIFSRLVIGFLIVIVSYINIQNYKPIAVSLLTIGLLTDIFDGIIARKLNISTQLLRRLDSTIDQIFFICVALATFIQCPEFFKNNILLVSILIGTEILTYAVSFLKFRKEIATHSLGAKFWTLLLFCTLIQVIVECQSVYLFQMCFWVGMITRIEIIGIILTLKEWTNDVPSLYHAVQLRKGRAIKRRKLFNG, encoded by the coding sequence ATGAAAAATCAAATTCCCAAAATTTTAATATTCTCCAGATTAGTAATCGGATTTTTGATTGTTATAGTAAGCTATATAAATATTCAAAATTATAAGCCAATAGCTGTGTCTCTACTAACAATCGGTCTGTTGACAGATATATTTGACGGAATCATAGCAAGAAAATTAAATATTTCAACACAATTGCTAAGAAGGCTGGATTCTACTATTGACCAGATTTTTTTTATTTGTGTTGCGTTGGCAACCTTTATCCAGTGTCCGGAGTTTTTTAAAAATAATATATTATTGGTTTCTATTCTTATTGGAACTGAAATTCTGACTTATGCAGTCAGTTTTTTAAAATTTAGAAAAGAAATAGCAACCCATTCACTTGGGGCAAAATTTTGGACATTACTATTATTTTGCACGTTGATTCAGGTAATAGTGGAATGCCAATCGGTTTATCTGTTCCAAATGTGTTTTTGGGTTGGAATGATTACACGAATTGAAATTATAGGCATTATCTTAACGCTAAAAGAATGGACAAATGATGTTCCTTCATTATATCATGCGGTACAACTTAGAAAAGGGAGAGCAATAAAGCGAAGAAAATTGTTTAACGGTTAA